The proteins below come from a single Pirellulales bacterium genomic window:
- a CDS encoding DUF5009 domain-containing protein has product MANSSADNGNGAAPSGATSSAIGMPGRVVSIDALRGLVMFTMIFVNDLAGADKSITPDWMVHFSDRHKGNVSGMTFVDIVFPAFLFIVGMSIPIALSGRLAKGEPVWKLLLHVVVRTVSLLAIGILMVNGEGHPSGKEMGISANTWTVLMFTSVLLAFCSLSPPNRATAGETTKRVCRGLTVLLRAVGLAGLAWAAWVFRNGKGTRIISLEPFSIHTSWYGILGLIGWAYLMAALVFLIFRTNRTAILGCVGLMICLFAADKKGLFEGTWLSHILGVGDMLGSHPSIATAGVLLGTIFLTPQTSTTASRSRFTLLFFAGFAAAAILLTKQWGISKNGATPAWCLWSSAITAALWLGFYFIADVWQLKFISKPLAIAGENVLLAYILSEMMESVFNLIHWHDWQLSDGYGRLAGPYLADAIGRSVGCAIFILCITALLNRVGFRLKL; this is encoded by the coding sequence GGCGCCGAGTGGCGCGACTTCATCTGCTATTGGAATGCCCGGGCGCGTGGTTTCGATTGACGCCCTGCGCGGCTTAGTCATGTTCACCATGATTTTTGTGAACGACCTGGCCGGGGCTGACAAATCGATCACGCCGGATTGGATGGTCCATTTTAGCGACCGTCATAAAGGTAACGTCAGCGGCATGACGTTTGTCGACATAGTGTTTCCGGCGTTTTTGTTCATTGTGGGCATGTCGATTCCGATTGCACTCTCTGGACGGTTGGCCAAAGGGGAGCCGGTGTGGAAGCTGCTGTTGCATGTGGTGGTGCGCACTGTTTCGCTGTTGGCGATTGGCATTTTGATGGTCAATGGCGAAGGGCATCCCAGCGGCAAGGAAATGGGCATCTCGGCCAACACGTGGACCGTGCTGATGTTCACTTCGGTCCTGTTGGCGTTTTGTTCTCTTTCGCCGCCCAACCGCGCCACGGCGGGCGAAACCACGAAGCGAGTTTGTCGTGGGCTCACGGTGCTATTGCGCGCCGTCGGCCTGGCCGGCCTGGCCTGGGCCGCCTGGGTTTTTCGCAACGGCAAAGGGACGCGGATTATTTCGTTGGAGCCGTTTTCGATTCACACCAGTTGGTATGGCATTCTGGGACTGATCGGCTGGGCATATTTGATGGCGGCGTTGGTGTTTTTGATTTTTCGCACGAACCGCACCGCCATTCTCGGCTGCGTGGGCCTGATGATTTGTCTGTTTGCGGCCGACAAGAAGGGTTTGTTCGAAGGCACCTGGCTGAGCCACATTCTAGGCGTGGGAGACATGCTGGGCTCGCACCCCTCCATTGCCACTGCCGGCGTGCTATTGGGAACGATTTTTCTAACGCCCCAGACGAGCACCACTGCCAGCCGCAGCCGTTTCACGCTGTTGTTTTTCGCCGGCTTTGCGGCCGCGGCGATTTTACTCACCAAGCAATGGGGCATCAGTAAGAATGGGGCCACGCCGGCGTGGTGTTTGTGGTCCAGCGCCATCACCGCGGCGTTGTGGCTGGGTTTTTATTTCATTGCCGACGTGTGGCAACTGAAATTCATTTCCAAGCCGCTGGCCATTGCCGGCGAAAACGTGCTGCTGGCCTACATTCTGAGCGAGATGATGGAATCGGTTTTCAACCTCATTCACTGGCACGATTGGCAACTGTCGGACGGGTATGGTCGGCTGGCCGGCCCGTATTTGGCCGACGCCATTGGCCGCAGCGTCGGTTGCGCAATTTTTATTTTGTGTATCACGGCACTGTTGAATCGCGTCGGTTTTCGTTTGAAGTTGTAA
- a CDS encoding GxxExxY protein: protein MRELNEISGEIVDAAIKVHSRLGPGLLESAYEACLRFELGRRDLHVESQVRLPVRYDDVLIECGYRLDLVVENQIIVELKAVEELHPIHQAQMLSYLKLSGKKVGLLINFHCLHLKDGIKRLVN, encoded by the coding sequence ATGAGAGAACTCAATGAAATCAGTGGAGAAATCGTCGATGCTGCGATAAAGGTCCATTCCCGGCTCGGACCTGGACTTTTGGAATCGGCGTATGAAGCATGCTTACGATTCGAACTGGGACGAAGAGACTTACACGTCGAATCACAAGTCAGACTACCGGTTCGATATGACGACGTGTTGATCGAATGCGGTTATCGACTCGATTTGGTCGTCGAGAACCAAATTATTGTGGAACTTAAGGCCGTCGAAGAATTGCATCCTATCCACCAAGCTCAAATGCTTTCCTACTTAAAGCTGAGCGGAAAGAAAGTTGGCCTATTAATCAACTTCCACTGCTTGCATCTGAAAGATGGCATCAAACGCTTGGTTAACTAA